A window of Misgurnus anguillicaudatus chromosome 3, ASM2758022v2, whole genome shotgun sequence genomic DNA:
AAAAGAGAAAGGAAGTTTATGTTCACATACTTAAACTTTAAAGCTGAAGCTCAGTTTATCAGATCTAAACTGAAAGAACAATGCTCTAAAACTGAGTTAGGTGATATGATAGTGACTGCAGAAAAACGTGAAGCAGAGTTAAAACAAACCTATGAGAGTATTCGTGCAATGAACGTCCCATCTCAAGATATAAGAAGGAAAATGGATAGCTGCACTTCAGTGACTAGTGAAGTAACTGCACTGTTGAAAAGACGTTGCACAGAAGTTGACACTAAAGAGTTTGATGCGGAGGCTGTTAAAGAAACACTCCTCCAATTACTGCAAAGAGATGACGCCAAGTCAATTTATGGATCAACTGTGTCGAGAGCTGAAAATGAAAGTCAGCAGGGAAGTCATATGTCAGTAAAAAGAGCGGAAGCAGCGGCACGCTTAGCTGCAAAACGTGCTGAACTAAATCGAGAAAAAGAAATCTCAGCTCAAAGAAAAGAGGTGCTAGCCCAACAAGAGAGGTTAAAAATGCTGGAGGAACAAAGGGATCTTGAAGTCATAGAAGCTGAATATAGTGTGTATGCAGAAGAGGAATCAAGATTGAACGCTGAAATAGGAGATAcaaaagaaaaatgtgctttgCCTCCATGTCAGCATCCGCTGCAACACAATAACCATTCATGCACCAAGGTTTCAAACTTTCAACCTTTAGCTCAACCGTGCTCTGAAAATAAGCTAGAGACTAAAGTAGATGAGGTTGTATTAGTGAAAGCACTAACAGAATCCCTGGCAATGACCAAACTTCCAGCTCCAGAGCCATTCACCTTTACAGGTGACCCACTCAAGTTCATTGAATGGCGCACTtgttttaaagctttgattgaaACAAACTGCACAACTTCAGCACATAGGCTGTTCTATCTAAAAAAGTACATAAGTGGAGATGCTCTTAGTGTACTAGAGGGAACATTTTATAGGAGTGATGAAGATGCATACACGCAAGCTTGGGATGCCCTGAATAAACGCTATGGACATTCTTTTGTAGTTCAAAGAGCATTTAGGACAAAGCTGAGTAACTGGCCAAAAATAGGACCTAAAGAATCACTGAAATTAAGGGACTTTAGTGATTTCCTTATCTCCTGTAAAAATGCAATGCCTCATGTACATGGTTTGGGAGTTTTGGACGATTATGAAGAGAACCAGAAATTGCTTCAGAAACTTCCTGACTTTATAACAACTCGTTGGAATAGGCATGTCAGTAAAGCACTCGATGATGAAAAGCCATACCCAAGTTTTGCTGAGTTTTCAGACTTTGTGGCAGAAGAGGCACGTATTGCATGTAATCCTGTTTCCTCTCTACATGCTTTAAAACATGCAGATGAAAGGTTAGGAAAGGAGCAAAAACGTTTCAAAGCCAGTGCTCTGGTGCAAAATGTTAAACCCATTGCAAAGAACTTTAATGCATTGGAAAGAGAAACCAGTACCAAACTCAACCCTTCAGCTACTCAAGATAAAAGACAACTAGAATGTGTCTGCTGTAAGCAAAATCACTTCATATACAAATGTGAAAAGTTTGCGGCAATGCCTCTTGAAGAGAAGAAAAAGTTTGTCATCAACAACAAGATGTGCTTTGGTTGTCTCAGAGTCGGCCATATCTCCAAAAACTGTAGAAAGCGAGCAACTTGCAACATCTGCAGGCAAAGCCATCCCTCTCCACTTCATGAAGAACGTTTTCAAGGAGGAAAACCAGAAGCTTCGTCTGACGAAAGGGCTTCCATTAGCTTATGTAGTGTGGGAATGGACAACTATAATCGCACTTCAATGATAGTTCCAGTATGGCTCTCTTGTGCAATAAAGGACAGCCCAGAAATTCTAGCCTATGCATTGCTGGACACGCAGAGCAAGAATACATTCATCAATCAGGACATCTGCGACAAACTTCAAGTACACACAGAACCTGTGAAATTAAAGCTGTCCACAATGACTGATCGAGCTACGATAGAGGATTGTCAGAGAGTAGATGGACTAAGAGTGAGAGGCTATAGTTTGCAAGAGTACATTGAGTTGCCACCAGTTTACACTCGAGACTACATTCCCTTGGAACGAGATAGCATTCCTACTTGCAAAAAAGCTCAGAAATGGACCCACCTGCTCAGTGTTGCAGACAAAATGCCAGATTTATTGGATTGTCCTGTAGGGCTTCTAATTGGCTATGATTGTCCAAGAGCTCTAAAGCCAACCCAAGTGATATCAGGGAATGATAACGAGCCTTACGCAGTCAAAACAGACTTAGGCTGGAGTATAGTGGGATCCATAGCTCCCAATAGTTGCTCTAGAGATGTAACAGGGTTCTGTCATCGCATATCGGTGAAGGAACTCCCAGCTATAACACCTGCCTCTATAATCAGGACATTAGAAGCTGACTTCAGGGATACAGATTCAAAAGAGAGGACAATATCTCAGGAGGACATTCAATTTCTTCAACAGTTGGATGAAAGGGTTCAACACAACAGAGAAGGACATGTGGAAATGCCCTTACCTTTCAGAAAGCGTCCTCAGTTGCCGAACAATAAGCAGCTTGCTGTGGTTCGTTTGAGATATTTGAAAAGGAAAATGGAGAGAAGTTCTAAGTACAGAGAAGACTATGTGAGATTTATGGATGGTGTCCTTAGAGATGGAGATGCTGAAGAAACAACTACCACTGGAAAAGAAGACAGTACATGGTACATCCCACACCACGGGGTATACCACCCAAGAAAGCCAGAGAAAATAAGAGTGGTGTTTGACTGCTCAGCCAAATTTGAAGGCACATCTCTAAATGACCACTTACTCACAGGGCCAGACTTAACAAATGCTCTGACTGGAGTGCTGTGTAGATTTCGTGAGCATCAGATTGCTATTGTTTGCGATGTGGAGAAGATGTTCCATCGCTTTCATGTCAGTCCAGATGATCGTGATTTCCTGAGATTCCTATGGTGGGAAGAAGGGAACACTGAAATGGAACCCAAGGAATATCGCATGCGAGTTCACATTTTTGGAGCAGCATCCTCTCCAGGGTGTGCGAACTATGGCATGAAATATCTAGCCAGCAAATATGAAAAGGACTACCCACTGGCAGCAAGCTTCATTCGCAAAAACTTCTATGTGGATGATGGTCTTGTCAGCGTTGATTC
This region includes:
- the LOC129445617 gene encoding uncharacterized protein, producing the protein MDVNRSDSVLDQVIQALEDEKAQLEGKLETEIDVSERQKYEERLAEINADLQANKTKLQGSSSQVEHEVRRSERERRPTEKMLELRRDELAKRERKFMFTYLNFKAEAQFIRSKLKEQCSKTELGDMIVTAEKREAELKQTYESIRAMNVPSQDIRRKMDSCTSVTSEVTALLKRRCTEVDTKEFDAEAVKETLLQLLQRDDAKSIYGSTVSRAENESQQGSHMSVKRAEAAARLAAKRAELNREKEISAQRKEVLAQQERLKMLEEQRDLEVIEAEYSVYAEEESRLNAEIGDTKEKCALPPCQHPLQHNNHSCTKVSNFQPLAQPCSENKLETKVDEVVLVKALTESLAMTKLPAPEPFTFTGDPLKFIEWRTCFKALIETNCTTSAHRLFYLKKYISGDALSVLEGTFYRSDEDAYTQAWDALNKRYGHSFVVQRAFRTKLSNWPKIGPKESLKLRDFSDFLISCKNAMPHVHGLGVLDDYEENQKLLQKLPDFITTRWNRHVSKALDDEKPYPSFAEFSDFVAEEARIACNPVSSLHALKHADERLGKEQKRFKASALVQNVKPIAKNFNALERETSTKLNPSATQDKRQLECVCCKQNHFIYKCEKFAAMPLEEKKKFVINNKMCFGCLRVGHISKNCRKRATCNICRQSHPSPLHEERFQGGKPEASSDERASISLCSVGMDNYNRTSMIVPVWLSCAIKDSPEILAYALLDTQSKNTFINQDICDKLQVHTEPVKLKLSTMTDRATIEDCQRVDGLRVRGYSLQEYIELPPVYTRDYIPLERDSIPTCKKAQKWTHLLSVADKMPDLLDCPVGLLIGYDCPRALKPTQVISGNDNEPYAVKTDLGWSIVGSIAPNSCSRDVTGFCHRISVKELPAITPASIIRTLEADFRDTDSKERTISQEDIQFLQQLDERVQHNREGHVEMPLPFRKRPQLPNNKQLAVVRLRYLKRKMERSSKYREDYVRFMDGVLRDGDAEETTTTGKEDSTWYIPHHGVYHPRKPEKIRVVFDCSAKFEGTSLNDHLLTGPDLTNALTGVLCRFREHQIAIVCDVEKMFHRFHVSPDDRDFLRFLWWEEGNTEMEPKEYRMRVHIFGAASSPGCANYGMKYLASKYEKDYPLAASFIRKNFYVDDGLVSVDSKEKAHKLISEAKYVLAKGKLRLHKFVSNSREVLNAIPESERASVVKDVDLNYNELPMQSVLGVKWNIETDTFSFKVDLTEKAATRRGILSVVASVYDPLGFLAPYVFVGKRVLQEMCKRGVGWDEPLPSDLKPKWDTWLHDLENLQRIQIPRCFIPENMGKIQKIELHHFSDASSEGYGQCSYIRTVADEQVHCALVMGKARVAPTKVFSIPRLELTAATVSASVSHLLREELDLEINEEFFWTDSQIVLGYIKNEARRFHVFVANRVQKIRDSTDPKQWFYVETNQNPADCTSRGSKVADLIDSSWLKGPKFLWEKEIVTHKTSPKLLVGDPEVKVLKTDACVRDNFLERLTRFSDWNTALNVIARIKRLVKRDRSGFISVEEREKAALVLIKSAQKEAFEEELKCLSQNPAKLPKNNRLYKLDPILQNELLRVGGRLRKSNAAFELKHPIILPKEGIVTQLILDHCHKKIQHQGRGQTLNELRSSGYWIMGASNVVAKHIKNCVTCRKLRRPVEEQRMADLPADRVEPSPPFLYSGIDCFGPFYTKQGRKEFKRYGLLFTCLSSRAVHLEMLEDLTTDAFLNALRCFIAIRGAVRQIRSDQGTNFVGAKNELEKGLKDLDQERISTYLASKQCDFLMNVPEASHMGGVWERQIRTVRSVMNAVLAQAKGRLDDTSLRTFFYEAMLIVNNRPLTTNTINDPKSLEPLTPNHLLTMKTSVPLPPPGKFIREDLYARKRWRRVQYLSEQFWSRWRKEYLANLSLRQQWHKPRRNVQIGDVVIVKEDNVHRNEWRLARVVETSADDDGLVRKVKLQMGQSKLGKKGERLTQITFLERPIQKIVVIVENNS